The Panicum virgatum strain AP13 chromosome 5K, P.virgatum_v5, whole genome shotgun sequence genome has a window encoding:
- the LOC120710600 gene encoding sinapine esterase-like, with product MGSSILLVSVVLLLNSPAGLCGCYKRIFTFGDSIIDTGNFAFTTGNNPTPIKELPYGMTYFNRPTGRVSDGRVIIDFYAQALGLPLIPPSIPEEASGQFPTGANFAVLGSTALPWDYYKTKYNFAMPAPSHLDLQLESFKKVLARIAPGDAATKSLLAESLVVMGEIGGNDYNFWFFKPGNPRETPNQYMPDVVGHIGAGVQEVINLGAKAVLVPGNFPIGCVPQYLSMFQSNSHSDYDEHGCLVWFNDFSKKHNQLLQQEVARLRSQNPGVKIIYADYFGAAMQFVQNPHSYGIDNPLVSCCGGDGQYHTGGKGCDKAAKIWGNPGNFASWDGIHMTEKAYSIIAQGVLNGPYADTPLLKAC from the exons ATGGGGAGCTCCATCCTCCTCGTCTCCGTTGTCCTCCTCCTCAACTCTCCGGCGGGCCTCTGCGGCTGCTACAAGCGCATCTTCACCTTCGGCGACTCCATCATCGACACCGGCAACTTCGCATTCACGACCGGCAACAACCCGACCCCGATCAAGGAGCTCCCGTATGGCATGACCTACTTCAACCGCCCCACCGGCCGCGTCTCCGACGGCCGTGTCATCATCGATTTCTACG CCCAAGCGCTCGGCCTGCCGCTGATTCCGCCGAGCATACCCGAGGAGGCGTCCGGGCAGTTCCCCACCGGCGCCAACTTCGCCGTGCTAGGGTCCACGGCGCTGCCCTGGGACTACTACAAGACCAAGTACAACTTCGCCATGCCGGCGCCGTCCCACCTGGACCTGCAGCTCGAGTCGTTCAAGAAGGTGCTCGCCCGGATCGCGCCAGGAGACG CTGCCACGAAGAGCCTCCTGGCCGAGTCCCTGGTGGTGATGGGCGAGATCGGCGGCAACGACTACAACTTTTGGTTCTTCAAGCCCGGCAATCCCAGGGAGACGCCGAACCAGTACATGCCGGACGTGGTCGGCCACATCGGCGCCGGCGTGCAGGAGGTGATCAACCTCGGCGCCAAGGCGGTGCTCGTCCCGGGGAACTTCCCCATCGGCTGCGTGCCGCAGTACCTGAGCATGTTCCAGAGCAACAGCCACTCGGACTACGACGAGCACGGCTGCCTCGTGTGGTTCAACGACTTCTCCAAGAAGCACAACCAGCTGCTGCAGCAGGAGGTCGCCCGGCTCCGGTCGCAGAACCCCGGCGTCAAGATCATCTACGCAGACTACTTCGGCGCCGCCATGCAGTTCGTCCAGAACCCTCACAGCTACG GCATCGACAATCCTCTGGTCTcgtgctgcggcggcgacggccagtACCACACGGGCGGCAAAGGCTGCGACAAGGCGGCCAAGATCTGGGGCAACCCGGGCAACTTCGCCAGCTGGGATGGAATCCACATGACGGAGAAGGCATACAGCATCATCGCCCAAGGGGTGCTGAATGGGCCATACGCGGACACCCCGTTGCTCAAGGCATGCTAG